Within Clostridia bacterium, the genomic segment TAGCTCCACCACCCGATCAGCAGCCCAAAGGATGGTCTGGTCGTGGGTAGCCACAATACATGCGACCCCTTTCTCCAGGCATAGCTCCTTCGTTAGCCGGATAACTTCTTGACTGGTTTCCCTATCCAAATTGCCAGTTGGCTCATCGGCTAACACCAGGCCAGGATTATTGATCAAGCTCCTGGCGATGGCTACCCTCTGCTTCTCTCCAAAGCTAAGCAGAATTTGGTGAGTCCCTTGAT encodes:
- a CDS encoding ATP-binding cassette domain-containing protein, which codes for MVATYPSQVTPGSRQNQGTHQILLSFGEKQRVAIARSLINNPGLVLADEPTGNLDRETSQEVIRLTKELCLEKGVACIVATHDQTILWAADRVVELPAQLANERSSKCD